One part of the Eucalyptus grandis isolate ANBG69807.140 chromosome 10, ASM1654582v1, whole genome shotgun sequence genome encodes these proteins:
- the LOC104421348 gene encoding transcription factor LHW isoform X1, whose product MGYLLKEALKTICSVNQWSYAVFWKFGCQNPKLLIWEECYYEPLRCCVPPSTAVSVIGKVPMGEFDGCLVTPENQFAMPENHAADKIESLIDKMMIKDHINIVGEGIIGRAAFTGNHLWILSSSYNGDAYPPETIVVIPITPHGVIQVGSSLHIMENVRFVDEVRSLILRLGFVQGSVCSDTYATKLAVSLGMPAANLSGNGFQTSNQPLSFAGVPWPTWSWRFWIPISLQCT is encoded by the exons ATGGGGTACTTGCTGAAAGAAGCGCTCAAGACGATCTGCAGCGTGAATCAGTGGTCGTACGCCGTGTTCTGGAAGTTCGGCTGCCAAAATCCGAA GCTGTTAATATGGGAAGAATGTTACTATGAGCCTCTACGATGTTGTGTTCCTCCTTCAACTGCTGTATCTGTGATTGGCAAAGTGCCTATGGGGGAGTTTGATGGATGCTTGGTCACTCCTGAAAATCAGTTTGCTATGCCTGAAAATCATGCAGCGGATAAAATTGAGTCACTGATtgacaagatgatgataaaaGATCATATCAATATTGTAGGTGAAGG AATAATAGGACGAGCTGCGTTCACAGGAAATCATCTGTGGATACTTTCAAGTAGTTATAATGGGGATGCCTATCCACCTGAG ACAATTGTGGTCATTCCAATAACTCCACATGGAGTTATACAAGTCGGTTCTTCTTTACAT ATTATGGAGAATGTGAGATTTGTGGATGAAGTGAGGAGTTTGATCCTGCGACTGGGGTTTGTCCAAGGTTCCGTGTGTTCTGACACTTATGCAACCAAATTAGCTGTTTCTCTTGGAATGCCTGCTGCAAATCTGTCTGGAAATG GATTTCAGACTTCTAACCAGCCATTGAGTTTTGCTGGAGTCCCATGGCCAACTTGGAGCTGGAGATTTTGGATCCCAATCAGTTTGCAGTGCACTTGA
- the LOC104421348 gene encoding transcription factor LHW isoform X2 — protein sequence MGYLLKEALKTICSVNQWSYAVFWKFGCQNPKLLIWEECYYEPLRCCVPPSTAVSVIGKVPMGEFDGCLVTPENQFAMPENHAADKIESLIDKMMIKDHINIVGEGIIGRAAFTGNHLWILSSSYNGDAYPPEIMENVRFVDEVRSLILRLGFVQGSVCSDTYATKLAVSLGMPAANLSGNGFQTSNQPLSFAGVPWPTWSWRFWIPISLQCT from the exons ATGGGGTACTTGCTGAAAGAAGCGCTCAAGACGATCTGCAGCGTGAATCAGTGGTCGTACGCCGTGTTCTGGAAGTTCGGCTGCCAAAATCCGAA GCTGTTAATATGGGAAGAATGTTACTATGAGCCTCTACGATGTTGTGTTCCTCCTTCAACTGCTGTATCTGTGATTGGCAAAGTGCCTATGGGGGAGTTTGATGGATGCTTGGTCACTCCTGAAAATCAGTTTGCTATGCCTGAAAATCATGCAGCGGATAAAATTGAGTCACTGATtgacaagatgatgataaaaGATCATATCAATATTGTAGGTGAAGG AATAATAGGACGAGCTGCGTTCACAGGAAATCATCTGTGGATACTTTCAAGTAGTTATAATGGGGATGCCTATCCACCTGAG ATTATGGAGAATGTGAGATTTGTGGATGAAGTGAGGAGTTTGATCCTGCGACTGGGGTTTGTCCAAGGTTCCGTGTGTTCTGACACTTATGCAACCAAATTAGCTGTTTCTCTTGGAATGCCTGCTGCAAATCTGTCTGGAAATG GATTTCAGACTTCTAACCAGCCATTGAGTTTTGCTGGAGTCCCATGGCCAACTTGGAGCTGGAGATTTTGGATCCCAATCAGTTTGCAGTGCACTTGA
- the LOC104421348 gene encoding transcription factor LHW isoform X3: MGYLLKEALKTICSVNQWSYAVFWKFGCQNPKLLIWEECYYEPLRCCVPPSTAVSVIGKVPMGEFDGCLVTPENQFAMPENHAADKIESLIDKMMIKDHINIVGEGIIGRAAFTGNHLWILSSSYNGDAYPPETIVVIPITPHGVIQVGSSLHIMENVRFVDEVRSLILRLGFVQGSVCSDTYATKLAVSLGMPAANLSGNDF, encoded by the exons ATGGGGTACTTGCTGAAAGAAGCGCTCAAGACGATCTGCAGCGTGAATCAGTGGTCGTACGCCGTGTTCTGGAAGTTCGGCTGCCAAAATCCGAA GCTGTTAATATGGGAAGAATGTTACTATGAGCCTCTACGATGTTGTGTTCCTCCTTCAACTGCTGTATCTGTGATTGGCAAAGTGCCTATGGGGGAGTTTGATGGATGCTTGGTCACTCCTGAAAATCAGTTTGCTATGCCTGAAAATCATGCAGCGGATAAAATTGAGTCACTGATtgacaagatgatgataaaaGATCATATCAATATTGTAGGTGAAGG AATAATAGGACGAGCTGCGTTCACAGGAAATCATCTGTGGATACTTTCAAGTAGTTATAATGGGGATGCCTATCCACCTGAG ACAATTGTGGTCATTCCAATAACTCCACATGGAGTTATACAAGTCGGTTCTTCTTTACAT ATTATGGAGAATGTGAGATTTGTGGATGAAGTGAGGAGTTTGATCCTGCGACTGGGGTTTGTCCAAGGTTCCGTGTGTTCTGACACTTATGCAACCAAATTAGCTGTTTCTCTTGGAATGCCTGCTGCAAATCTGTCTGGAAATG ACTTCTAA